The genome window TTGCCATCACCGATCTTGCGGAAGTCGATTTCGCTCAAGCCGATCACCTCTGCCGCCGTACCACACACAAAGACCTCATCAGCATTGTACAACTGGTCGCGCGAAATGGGGATCTCACCCACAGTGTAGCCTAAATCCTTTGCGATCGTATGAATGGAATGACGTGTAATTCCCTCCAAAACCGGCGCGGTGGACGGGGTGAATATCTTGCCGCGTTTAACAATGAACAGATTTTCACCCGTGCACTCGGCAATGTATCCCTGGGGGTCGAGCATGATGGCTTCCTCAAATCCCAGCCGCACGGACTCGGTCTTGGCAAGTATGCTATTGACGTAATTACCCGCGATCTTCGCCTTGGTCATCATTACATTCGGATGATGGCGCGTGAACGATGAAATGTTCGCGCGGATTCCCTTCGCCAGCGCCTCCTCCCCGAGATAATTCGACCATTCCCAGACGGCGATCATCAGGGCGGGTTTGCCCGCATCCACGTTCAAATTCCATGCACCACCCGTCAAGTACAACAGCGGGCGGATATAACATTCCTCGAACCCATTCGCGTTCACAGTCTCCTTGATTGCCTTGGTGACTTCATCCGCAGTATATGGAAGATCGCGGAAACCAAAAATCCCGGCTGATTTGAGCAAGCGTTCCGAATGTTCCTGCAGACGAAAAACCGCGGAGCCCTTGTCCGTCTTATATGCGCGGATTCCCTCAAAGACCGCCGCACCATAATGCAGTGCCGCAGTCAACATATGAACAGTGGCTTTCTCGAACTCCACCAGTTTTCCGTCCGACCAGATAAACTTCGACTCCATACCCATAACTCATTCTCCTTATAATTTTTTGATGATTTCATCCGTCATCTGGCGGGTCGTTAACGTACCGCCGATGTCTGCCGTTCGTGCGCCGCTCGCAATGACTTTATCCACTGCATGCTCAACTGCACAAGCTTCGGATTCTAACTTAAATGAATGACGCAGCATCAATCCCGCTGAAAGGATGGTGCCAATCGGATTTGCAATGCCCCTGCCTGCGATGTCTGGCGCAGATCCGTGGATCGGTTCGAACAACCCGACACCTGATTCACCCAAACTGGCAGACGGCAGCATCCCCATCGATCCTGCCAGCACGGACGCTTCGTCCGTGAGAATATCACCGAACATATTCTCGGTGACGACCACATCCATCGAGGCTGGAGCAGTGATCAGTTTCATTGAGGCGGTATCCACGAGCATGTGCTCGAGCTGGATGTCTGGATTCTCTTTTTCGATTTGAGTCGCAATCTGCCGCCACATCCGAGACGATTCCAACACATTGGCCTTATCAACGGATGTTACTTTTTTCCTTCTTCCTTTTGCAAGGTTGAACGCCAATGCAACAACACGCCTCACTTCGTAATCGTAATATTCGAGCGTATCCACTGCGTGTTCGTGTCCGTCCCTTATCTCGCGCATTTTGGGCTGGCCAAAATACAATCCGCCCGTTAATTCGCGGATGACAAGGATATCCACATCCTTGAGTCTCTCTGGTTTGAGCGGGGATGCATCCATCAACGCAGGGTGTACTTTGACGGGACGTAAATTGGCAAATACACCAAGTCCTTTTCGCAAGGCAAGCAAACCGCGTTCAGGGCGGTCTTTGGCGTTCGGGTCATCCCATTTCGGACCGCCCACCGCGCCTAGCAGAACTGCATCGGAGGCCCGGCAGTCCGCAAGAGTTTCGTCCGTGAGCGACGAACCATGTTTGTCAATGGAGCATCCGCCCATCAGGCGCTCTTGAAAATCAAAGGTGTGACCATATTTGCTGGCAATAACATCCAGCACACGCACGGCTTCATGCACGACTTCGGGCCCGATTCCGTCACCGGGCAGGAGGGTGATTTTGAAATTCATATATTTCCATTCCGTAGGGGCGAGGTCATCTCGCCCCGTTCTTATAAAATCTTGGGCGGGGAAACCCCGCCTACAATTTAATTAATGTGCCATCATCAACCCATATTCCACCGAATCAGCCAGTGCGCGCCAGGAGGCTTCGATGATATTCGTGCTTGCGCCAACGGTGCTCCAGCGGGATAAGTTGTTGCGTGTGTCGATCAATACGCGGGTGATGGCTTCCGTGCCATGATCAGAGTCCAATATGCGGACTTTGTAATCAGACAAATGAAAGTTCGCAAGTTGAGGGTAGTATCCCAGCAGGGCTTTGCGCAATGCGTTGTCCAGCGCGTTGACGGGACCATTGCCTTCCGCAGCGGTGTGCAACAATTCACCCTGCACACGCACTTTGACCGTGGCTTCGGCAAAAATGCCGCGTCCCTGCCGATGCTCAACATTAACAAAAAAGTCCACGAGTTCGAAGGGAGGCTTG of Anaerolineales bacterium contains these proteins:
- the leuB gene encoding 3-isopropylmalate dehydrogenase — translated: MNFKITLLPGDGIGPEVVHEAVRVLDVIASKYGHTFDFQERLMGGCSIDKHGSSLTDETLADCRASDAVLLGAVGGPKWDDPNAKDRPERGLLALRKGLGVFANLRPVKVHPALMDASPLKPERLKDVDILVIRELTGGLYFGQPKMREIRDGHEHAVDTLEYYDYEVRRVVALAFNLAKGRRKKVTSVDKANVLESSRMWRQIATQIEKENPDIQLEHMLVDTASMKLITAPASMDVVVTENMFGDILTDEASVLAGSMGMLPSASLGESGVGLFEPIHGSAPDIAGRGIANPIGTILSAGLMLRHSFKLESEACAVEHAVDKVIASGARTADIGGTLTTRQMTDEIIKKL
- a CDS encoding branched-chain amino acid transaminase; this encodes MESKFIWSDGKLVEFEKATVHMLTAALHYGAAVFEGIRAYKTDKGSAVFRLQEHSERLLKSAGIFGFRDLPYTADEVTKAIKETVNANGFEECYIRPLLYLTGGAWNLNVDAGKPALMIAVWEWSNYLGEEALAKGIRANISSFTRHHPNVMMTKAKIAGNYVNSILAKTESVRLGFEEAIMLDPQGYIAECTGENLFIVKRGKIFTPSTAPVLEGITRHSIHTIAKDLGYTVGEIPISRDQLYNADEVFVCGTAAEVIGLSEIDFRKIGDGKSGRITREIQNVYHDAIRGKVARYAAWCDYVG